In Chitinivibrionales bacterium, the DNA window GAGACAGCAAGCCAGCGCAGGCAGCGCGGCATGCCCGCGAACATCACCAACGTCGAGCTTGAAATCATCGCGCAGACATGGTCCGAGCACTGCAAGCACAAGATTTTCAACGCCGACATCATTTACCTTGAAAACGGCAAGACGCCCGTCCACATCAAGAGCCTGTTTAAAAGCTACATTCAGAAGACCACGGCCATTGTCTGCGAGCAGAAGGGAAGGCAGGACTTCTGCCTCTCGGTGTTCAAAGACAACGCCGGGGTGATAAAGTTCGACGACAAGAACGCCATCGTGTTCAAGGTGGAGACGCACAACAGCCCGTCGGCGCTCGACCCGTACGGCGGCGCGCTCACCGGCATCGTGGGCGTCAACCGCGACCCGTTCGGCACCGGCCTGGGCTGCCGGCTCATCGCCAACACCGACGTGTTCTGCTTTGCCTCGCCGTTCCACACGGGCAAGCTGCCGCCCCGCATCCTGCACCCCAAGCGCGTGCTCGAGGGCGTGCGCGAGGGCGTGGAGCACGGCGGCAACAAGAGCGGAATCCCGACCGTCAACGGCACCATCGTGTTCGACGAGCGGTTCCTCGGCAAGCCGCTGGTCTATTGCGGCACGCTCGGTCTCATGCCGCTCGACGTGGGCGGACGCAAGGGCTGGGAAAAGAAGGCGCTGCCCGGCGACCACATCATCATGGTGGGCGGCCGCATCGGCAAGGACGGCATCCACGGCGCGACGTTCTCGTCCGAGCCGCTGCACGAGGGCTCGCCCGTCACCGCGGTGCAGATCGGCGACCCGATCACGCAGAAGCGCATGACCGATTTCCTGCTTCGCGCGCGCGACCGCGGCCTGTACAACTCGATCACCGACAACGGCGCGGGCGGGCTTTCGTCGTCAATCGGCGAAATGGCGAGCGACACGGGCGGCGCAATGGTGCACCTCGAAAAGGCGCCCCTCAAATACCACGGCCTCGAGCCGTGGGAAATTTACGTTTCGGAAGCGCAGGAACGCATGAACGTCGCCGTGCCCGCCCTCAAGGTGTCAGCCTTTCTGGCGCTGGCGCAGGAGTGGAACGTGGAGGCGACCGATCTCGGCGAGTTCACCAGTGACGGCTTCCTCGACATCAGGTTCGGCGACACCGCGATCGCGTGCCTGTCCATGGATTTTCTGCACCACGGCCTGCCGGGCATGCGGCTCTTTGCAAAATGGGAAGACCGGAACAAGGGAAAAAAAGGCGACTTCCCCGCCGCCGATTTGAAGGCCGACCTGCGCGGCCTGCTCAAACGGCTCAACATCTGCAGCAAGGAATACGTGGTGCGGCAGTACGACCACGAGGTGCAGGCCGGCAGCGTGGTGAAGCCGCTCTGCGGCGCGAAGAACGACGGCCCGTCCGACGCCGCGGTGATAAGGCCCGTACTTGATTCCTTCGAAGGCATCGCCGTGAGCAACGGCATCGTGCCCCGCTACAGCGACGTCGACACCTATGCCATGGCCGCCTGCGCCGTGGACGAGGCGGTGCGCAACGCGGTGTGCGCGGGGGCCGACCCGCATTTCATGGCCGGGCTCGACAACTTCTGCTGGTGCGACCCGGTGCAGAGCGACGCGAACCCGGACGGCGAGCTCAAGCTGGCGCAGCTCGTGCGGGCCAACAAGGCGCTTCTTGACATATGCGTCACCTACGGCATCCCGCTCATCTCCGGGAAAGATAGCATGAAAAACGACTACCGCATCGGCAACACGGCCATTTCCATCCCGCCCACGCTGCTTTTCAGCCTCGTGGCGAAGGTGCCCGACGTGCGCAAGGCCGTCACCATGGATTTCAAGGAGAGCGGCAGCCTCATCTACTGCGTCGGAACCACCTTCCCCGAGCTCGGCGCCTCCGAATACGCGCTTATGCAAGATGTTAAAGACACCAGGGTGCCGGTCGTGCACGACGCGGGGCAGGCGTTTGCCTGCTACGCCGCGCTGTTTTCCGCGATCCAGGCCGGGCTCGTCCGCGCCTGCCATGATCTTTCCGACGGCGGGCTCGGCGTGGCCATTGCCGAAATGTGCTTTTCGGGCGAGACCGGCGCGAGCATCTCGCTTGCCGCCATGAACCAGTCCGGATGCACCGAAGACTACGAAGTGCTGTTTTCCGAATCGCAGGCCAGGATCCTCGTCGAGGTGAGGCCCGAGCATGGCCAGCGGTTCGAGCTGCTCTTTAAGGGGCTGCCGCTGTCGCGCATCGGCGCGGTTGTCAAGGGCGATATGATCCAGGTGAT includes these proteins:
- a CDS encoding AIR synthase-related protein, translated to MPERLYVGNKYQVRDALGEKIRAKIIADLEIGTVNSVRTASVYVLNGSLFPADLVALAEGPLSDPIVQDYTINKSFIENFDWMVEVGFRPGVTDNVGRTAREAVVIALGRSFPESFSVHTGTQYFFFGNISKKQIERISDEILANTLIQTVKIFSKDEWFQVHTKDFPAPVVIDTHSAPLFREVDLNVDDEALTAISKNCMLALSLDEMKCIKAHFAKPETASQRRQRGMPANITNVELEIIAQTWSEHCKHKIFNADIIYLENGKTPVHIKSLFKSYIQKTTAIVCEQKGRQDFCLSVFKDNAGVIKFDDKNAIVFKVETHNSPSALDPYGGALTGIVGVNRDPFGTGLGCRLIANTDVFCFASPFHTGKLPPRILHPKRVLEGVREGVEHGGNKSGIPTVNGTIVFDERFLGKPLVYCGTLGLMPLDVGGRKGWEKKALPGDHIIMVGGRIGKDGIHGATFSSEPLHEGSPVTAVQIGDPITQKRMTDFLLRARDRGLYNSITDNGAGGLSSSIGEMASDTGGAMVHLEKAPLKYHGLEPWEIYVSEAQERMNVAVPALKVSAFLALAQEWNVEATDLGEFTSDGFLDIRFGDTAIACLSMDFLHHGLPGMRLFAKWEDRNKGKKGDFPAADLKADLRGLLKRLNICSKEYVVRQYDHEVQAGSVVKPLCGAKNDGPSDAAVIRPVLDSFEGIAVSNGIVPRYSDVDTYAMAACAVDEAVRNAVCAGADPHFMAGLDNFCWCDPVQSDANPDGELKLAQLVRANKALLDICVTYGIPLISGKDSMKNDYRIGNTAISIPPTLLFSLVAKVPDVRKAVTMDFKESGSLIYCVGTTFPELGASEYALMQDVKDTRVPVVHDAGQAFACYAALFSAIQAGLVRACHDLSDGGLGVAIAEMCFSGETGASISLAAMNQSGCTEDYEVLFSESQARILVEVRPEHGQRFELLFKGLPLSRIGAVVKGDMIQVMGLKQAPVLSLSRIDAKAAWKSTLQF